In Vidua chalybeata isolate OUT-0048 chromosome 5, bVidCha1 merged haplotype, whole genome shotgun sequence, one genomic interval encodes:
- the TTLL12 gene encoding tubulin--tyrosine ligase-like protein 12, protein MAREGEEALAAFVALHGAALRASRVPTQYWECLSRKLRGEIFDAGDYFGVMQVEELDEEEEVDEEMEEEFKKKPNPGNGPCFKVIVTNENGLQASNPNSVFLIDHAWTYRAEHARHQLRHVPGLLHRMANLMGIPFHGEVPDEGSIEQVLQEMWKYSQTYQLSQGTAEEKVPVWYIMDEFGSRIQHSDQPSFVAAPLFYVPQQIAYTVLWPLRDLETGDEVTRDYAYGEMDCLIRKCVLLPWVPTEVLDVSCFTPEPPDEHYQAILAENKEKLPVVINPPVYAKDKVFKVFTDIQQVLNNLTHPRFVFTDNEGEADILYNFSHFKDYRKLSEERPEVMVNQFPCENLLTVKDCLASIARRAGGPDGPRWLPRTFNLQTELPQFISCFQQRDRRGEDNHWICKPWNLARSLDTHITNNLNSIIRHRESSPKVVCKYIEEPVLFEREDVGPVKFDVRYVVLLRSVRPLWLYSYDVFWLRFSNRAFSLDDLDDYEKHFTVMNYAPGVTLKQVHCEDFIPLFEKQYPEYPWTTVQASIFKAFAELFQVATSKPAPLGICDYPSSRAIYAIDLMLKWDTSRDGKRIMQPQILEVNFNPDCDRACKYHPTFFNDVFSTLFLDETDNCHVTRIV, encoded by the exons ATGGCGAGAGAGGGTGAGGAGGCTCTGGCGGCTTTCGTGGCCCTGCACGGGGCTGCGCTCCGCGCATCGCGGGTCCCCACGCAATACTGGGAGTGTCTGAGCCGCAAACTGCGCGGAGAG ATATTTGATGCTGGTGACTACTTTGGAGTAATGCAAGTAGAAGAGttggatgaggaggaagaagttgatgaagaaatggaagaagaatttaaaaagaaaccaaatccTGGAAATGGACCTTGTTTCAAAGTTATTGTAACAAATGAAAATGGACTTCAAGCCTCCAATCCCAATAG CGTGTTCCTCATCGACCACGCCTGGACATACCGTGCGGAGCACGCGCGGCACCAGCTGCGCCACGTGCCCGGCCTGCTGCATAGGATGGCCAACCTCATGGGCATCCCCTTCCACGGAGAGGTCCCAGACGAGGGCAGCATCgagcaggtgctgcaggaaatGTGGAAGTACAGCCAGACCTACCAGCTCTCTCAAGGG ACTGCAGAGGAGAAGGTTCCTGTCTGGTACATCATGGATGAATTTGGATCACGCATTCAGCATTCAGACCAGCCGAGTTTTGTAGCTGCACCTCTGTTTTATGTGCCTCAGCAAATTGCTTACACGGTTCTCTGGCCTTTGAGAGATCTTGAAACTGGTG aTGAAGTCACTCGTGATTATGCTTATGGGGAGATGGATTGCCTGATCAGGAAGTGTGTTTTGTTACCTTGGGTGCCTACTGAAGTGTTGGATGTCAGCTGTTTTACTCCAGAGCCACCAGATGAGCATTACCAG gcaattttagcagaaaacaaggaaaaacttCCAGTAGTGATAAATCCACCAGTTTATGCCAAAGACAAAGTTTTCAA GGTTTTCACAGACATTCAGCAAGTCCTCAACAATCTGACACATCCCCGTTTTGTATTCACAGACAACGAGGGAGAAGCAGACATCCTCTACAATTTCTCACACTTCAAAGATTATAG GAAGCTAAGTGAGGAGAGGCCTGAGGTAATGGTGAATCAGTTCCCCTGTGAGAACCTCCTGACTGTCAAAGACTGCCTGGCATCCATTGCTAGAAGAGCTGGAGGACCAGATGGGCCCAGGTGGTTGCCTCGGACTTTTAACCTGCAGACAGAATTGCCTCAGTTCATCAGCTGCTTCCAGCAACGTGACAGAAG AGGAGAAGATAATCACTGGATATGCAAACCATGGAACCTGGCCAGAAGCCTGGATACCCACATCACCAACAACCTGAACAGTATCATCAGGCACAGGGAAAGCAGCCCAAAG GTGGTGTGCAAATACATCGAGGAGCCGGTGCTGTTTGAGCGTGAGGACGTGGGGCCAGTGAAGTTCGACGTGCGCTATGTGGTGCTGCTGCGCTCTGTGCGGCCCCTGTGGCTCTACAGCTATGACGTGTTCTGGCTGCGCTTCTCCAACAG GGCGTTTTCGCTTGATGACTTGGATGACTATGAGAAGCATTTCACCGTCATGAATTACGCTCCTGGTGTGACATTGAAACAG GTGCACTGTGAAGACTTTATTCCTCTGTTTGAAAAACAATATCCTGAATATCCTTGGACAACAGTACAA GCAAGTATTTTTAAGGCATTTGCTGAATTGTTCCAAGTTGCTACATCTAAACCTGCCCCTCTTGGCATCTGTGATTATCCATCTTCAAGAGCAATATATGCCATTGATTTGATGCTTAAGTGGGACACCAGCAGAGATG gaaaaagaattaTGCAGCCTCAGATCTTGGAAGTGAACTTTAATCCTGACTGTGACAGAGCCTGCAAATACCATCCTACCTTTTTTAATGATGTCTTCAGCACCCTATTTCTGGATGAAACAGACAACTGCCATGTGACACGCATTGTCTAA